Proteins from a single region of Murdochiella vaginalis:
- the ileS gene encoding isoleucine--tRNA ligase → MAFRSLPENVREGELARSKVWKEMDLLHRSVEEREGSEKFVFFDGPPTANGRPGIHHVISRTLKDMTNRYKTMEGYQVRRKAGWDTHGLPVEIEVEKQLGFHQKSEIEAYGVEAFNKKCRESVFRYRDLWTDMSERMAFLADMEHPYITLDNDYIETVWHLLNNFHERGLVYKGAKILPYCPRCGTGLASHEVAQGYREDEVTTVYVKFPVKGKEKEYFLAWTTTPWTLPSNVSLTVHPDVDYVKVRQGEETYYLAKELMNSVLKEEYGPVEVLETMKGKDLEHWEYEQLLPFIPVTGNAFFVTLADYVTTTDGTGIVHTAPAFGEDDNQTGRRYNLAYVNPVNEQGEFAEGPYKGTFVMDADPEVIQYLREQGKLYAKQKIKHNYPHCWRCGTPLIYYSKPSWYINVTKFKEKMVEENRKVQWYPDYVGEKRFGNWLKNLNDWALSRSRYWGTPLNIWVCEDCGHQHSIGSRKQLAEEAREDIDETIELHRPYVDNVTLTCPECGGIMRREPDVIDVWFDSGAMPFAQHHYPFEHKDDFEANYFPADFISEGIDQTRGWFYSLMAISVLYTGRSPYRRVLVNDLILDKNGQKMSKSKGNTLDPFALFDEYGADAVRFYSLYVSPPWLPTRFDVTGLKEVQSKFFRTIKNVYAMFALYANTNEWDPRTFDCPVEERPEIDRWLLSRFHSLVRRYHQDMERFDYNRVVHALSDFVVEDLSNWYIRRNRHRFWSSDATPENRAVFRTTWEVLYGLSKLIAPVTPFLADELYQALTQGEEMDSVHLEYQVQADDAIIDEALEKKMDVVRRLVNLGRAAREDAGIKVRQPLSAILVDRALKSVVDNLDTLVAEELNVKKVIYSEDLDHFMQVTLKPNFKVAGKVLGPDMKAFAKYLAQTAARKLLNKLHEGSVTLSLNGHDVLILPEHVLVNYQAKEGFDVTSDQDTFVVLETTLTPDLIAEGYVREFISKVQQMRKKNGYEVADRIQIRYQADEEVASALEKAKEQIQQETLATVFTREDAAGESVDINGHDVTLLLEKRA, encoded by the coding sequence ATGGCTTTTAGGAGTTTACCGGAAAATGTACGTGAGGGAGAACTGGCACGAAGCAAGGTCTGGAAAGAGATGGACCTGCTGCATCGTTCTGTAGAAGAGCGCGAGGGAAGTGAAAAATTCGTGTTCTTTGACGGCCCGCCGACGGCGAATGGCCGGCCGGGTATTCACCACGTCATTTCCCGTACATTAAAGGATATGACCAACCGATATAAGACGATGGAAGGCTATCAAGTTCGTCGTAAAGCGGGCTGGGACACACACGGCTTGCCGGTGGAAATTGAAGTCGAGAAACAGCTCGGCTTTCATCAAAAGAGCGAAATTGAAGCCTACGGGGTAGAAGCCTTCAATAAAAAATGCCGTGAATCGGTATTCCGCTATCGCGATCTCTGGACGGACATGTCCGAGCGCATGGCGTTTTTAGCCGACATGGAACATCCCTACATCACCTTGGATAACGACTATATCGAGACGGTATGGCATTTGCTGAACAATTTTCACGAACGCGGTTTGGTTTATAAAGGCGCTAAAATTCTGCCGTATTGCCCGCGCTGCGGGACGGGCTTGGCGTCCCACGAAGTGGCGCAGGGCTATCGCGAGGATGAAGTCACTACGGTGTATGTTAAATTTCCTGTCAAAGGGAAAGAAAAGGAATATTTCCTGGCTTGGACGACCACACCCTGGACGCTTCCTTCCAACGTTTCGCTCACCGTGCATCCCGATGTGGACTATGTTAAGGTGCGTCAGGGCGAAGAAACGTATTATCTTGCAAAAGAGTTAATGAACAGCGTCCTGAAAGAAGAATACGGCCCCGTGGAAGTATTGGAAACCATGAAGGGTAAAGATCTCGAACATTGGGAATATGAACAGCTTTTGCCCTTTATTCCTGTCACTGGCAACGCCTTTTTCGTGACGCTTGCGGACTATGTCACCACAACCGACGGTACCGGCATTGTGCATACGGCGCCGGCGTTTGGTGAAGATGATAATCAGACCGGAAGACGCTACAATTTGGCCTATGTGAATCCTGTCAACGAACAGGGGGAGTTTGCAGAAGGACCATACAAAGGTACTTTTGTCATGGATGCCGATCCCGAAGTAATTCAGTATCTGCGTGAACAGGGAAAGCTCTACGCCAAGCAGAAAATCAAGCATAATTACCCGCATTGCTGGCGCTGCGGAACGCCGCTCATTTACTATTCCAAGCCGTCCTGGTACATCAACGTCACGAAGTTTAAAGAAAAGATGGTGGAAGAGAATCGCAAGGTGCAATGGTATCCCGACTATGTCGGCGAGAAGCGCTTCGGCAACTGGTTGAAAAATTTGAACGATTGGGCGCTGTCGCGCAGCCGCTATTGGGGAACGCCGCTGAATATCTGGGTCTGCGAAGACTGTGGCCATCAGCATTCCATCGGCTCTCGCAAACAGCTGGCGGAAGAAGCGCGTGAGGATATCGATGAAACCATCGAACTGCATCGTCCGTATGTGGACAACGTGACGCTCACGTGTCCGGAATGCGGCGGCATTATGCGCCGTGAACCGGACGTTATCGACGTTTGGTTCGATTCCGGCGCCATGCCCTTTGCGCAGCATCATTATCCGTTTGAGCACAAGGACGATTTTGAAGCGAATTATTTCCCGGCAGATTTTATCAGTGAAGGCATTGACCAAACGCGCGGGTGGTTTTACTCATTAATGGCGATTTCCGTGCTGTATACCGGCCGTTCGCCGTATCGCCGCGTGCTTGTTAACGACTTGATCCTGGACAAGAACGGACAGAAGATGTCCAAATCCAAAGGCAACACGCTCGATCCTTTCGCGCTCTTTGATGAGTACGGCGCGGATGCCGTTCGCTTCTATTCGCTCTACGTCTCGCCGCCATGGCTGCCGACGCGCTTTGATGTGACGGGATTAAAAGAAGTGCAGTCCAAATTCTTCCGTACCATCAAGAATGTGTATGCCATGTTCGCCCTCTACGCGAATACGAATGAATGGGATCCTCGCACCTTCGACTGTCCGGTGGAAGAACGCCCCGAGATTGACCGCTGGCTGCTCTCGCGATTCCATTCGCTGGTACGCCGTTATCACCAAGATATGGAGCGTTTTGACTACAATCGCGTGGTTCATGCGCTTTCCGATTTCGTTGTGGAGGATCTCTCCAATTGGTACATTCGTCGGAACCGTCATCGTTTCTGGTCCTCGGATGCGACGCCGGAAAACCGCGCGGTGTTCCGCACCACCTGGGAAGTGCTTTACGGTCTCTCCAAGCTCATTGCGCCGGTGACACCGTTCCTCGCAGATGAGCTGTATCAGGCGCTGACGCAGGGCGAAGAGATGGATTCCGTACATTTGGAATATCAGGTACAGGCGGATGACGCCATCATTGACGAGGCTTTGGAAAAGAAAATGGATGTGGTTCGTCGCCTGGTGAACCTCGGCCGTGCTGCGCGAGAAGACGCCGGTATCAAGGTGCGTCAGCCCCTGTCCGCCATTCTCGTCGATCGGGCGCTAAAAAGTGTTGTGGACAACCTCGATACGCTGGTGGCCGAAGAACTCAATGTCAAGAAAGTCATCTACTCCGAGGATCTGGATCATTTCATGCAGGTTACGCTCAAGCCCAACTTTAAAGTAGCGGGCAAGGTGCTCGGTCCGGATATGAAGGCGTTTGCGAAATACCTGGCACAGACGGCAGCGCGCAAGCTGTTAAATAAATTACACGAAGGCTCCGTCACCCTGTCGCTTAACGGACACGACGTGCTCATACTGCCGGAGCATGTGCTGGTGAACTACCAGGCAAAGGAAGGCTTTGATGTGACCTCCGATCAAGATACCTTCGTTGTGCTGGAAACTACGTTGACCCCAGACCTGATCGCAGAAGGCTACGTGCGCGAGTTTATTTCCAAGGTGCAACAGATGCGCAAAAAGAACGGATACGAAGTGGCGGACCGCATCCAGATCCGTTATCAGGCGGATGAGGAAGTGGCCTCGGCGCTGGAGAAAGCAAAGGAGCAGATTCAGCAGGAAACACTGGCAACGGTCTTTACGCGTGAGGATGCCGCAGGGGAGAGCGTGGACATTAACGGCCATGACGTCACCCTTCTGCTGGAAAAGCGTGCGTAA
- a CDS encoding aminoacetone oxidase family FAD-binding enzyme, whose translation MRVVIIGGGAAGVCAAGFLRRPDLYSEASQIASSDIEVVLLEKGDAILRKLRATGNGRCNFTNVHVSAEHYTGNSAAKTVPALSRFSFREAVEFFSLLGIPHTTMESGMTYPATLRADTVADRLTEWVQDAGVSVRTACSVEALARREKGFVLTLASGETITADAVLLATGGSYGIGKKEWSNGYTLAKQVGHSLTRLHPGIVPLAVQESDRTAKLSGIKVKAQVTTQEQCITDDVLFTEYGLSGIGILRVSNRILNAINDKSKELSSRDKSGNSRGREFLTINLLPDRRGEEWLLYLADLASRFPTWRLKALFSGLLSERIVDRLLAECGLEAQSEVSAENRMRVLQLACHWTFSVIGAHKKDHGHLTCGGVDTAEWNEDTMESTLCPGLYLIGEVLDIQGECGGYNLHWAWASARAAAEALEKTARGNTGCV comes from the coding sequence ATGCGAGTTGTAATCATCGGCGGCGGAGCCGCAGGAGTTTGCGCTGCCGGCTTTTTGCGCCGCCCGGACTTATACAGCGAAGCTTCGCAAATTGCCTCTTCCGATATAGAGGTCGTGCTGCTGGAAAAGGGGGATGCAATCTTACGCAAGCTGCGCGCCACCGGAAACGGGCGATGCAATTTTACCAATGTGCATGTGTCCGCCGAACACTACACGGGAAACAGTGCCGCCAAGACGGTTCCCGCCCTTTCCCGTTTCTCTTTTCGCGAGGCCGTAGAGTTCTTTTCCCTTTTAGGCATACCGCATACCACCATGGAAAGCGGGATGACCTACCCGGCGACCTTGCGAGCCGATACGGTTGCGGATCGCCTCACGGAATGGGTACAGGATGCCGGCGTTTCCGTGCGAACGGCCTGTTCGGTAGAAGCGCTCGCAAGGCGGGAAAAAGGCTTTGTTTTAACGCTTGCTTCCGGCGAAACCATCACAGCGGATGCCGTCCTTCTTGCGACAGGCGGGAGCTACGGCATCGGCAAAAAGGAATGGTCCAATGGCTACACACTGGCAAAACAGGTGGGACATTCTCTGACGCGTCTGCATCCCGGCATTGTTCCGCTTGCCGTGCAGGAAAGTGATCGCACCGCCAAGCTTTCCGGCATAAAGGTCAAAGCGCAAGTTACGACGCAGGAACAGTGCATTACGGATGATGTGCTTTTCACAGAATACGGTCTTTCCGGGATTGGCATTTTACGGGTATCCAATCGCATTTTGAATGCTATAAACGACAAAAGCAAAGAGCTTTCGTCCCGCGACAAATCCGGTAATAGCAGGGGTCGGGAGTTCCTCACGATCAACCTTCTTCCCGATCGGCGGGGAGAAGAGTGGCTTTTGTATCTGGCGGATTTGGCATCTCGCTTTCCCACCTGGCGTTTAAAAGCGCTTTTCAGCGGCCTGCTGTCAGAACGCATTGTCGACCGACTCCTGGCAGAATGCGGATTAGAAGCGCAAAGCGAAGTCAGTGCGGAAAATCGTATGCGCGTGCTGCAGCTCGCCTGTCATTGGACATTTTCCGTGATCGGTGCACACAAAAAGGACCATGGTCATTTGACATGCGGCGGGGTGGACACGGCAGAGTGGAATGAAGATACTATGGAATCCACGCTTTGTCCGGGACTCTACCTGATCGGCGAAGTGCTGGATATTCAAGGGGAATGCGGCGGCTATAACTTGCATTGGGCATGGGCAAGCGCCAGGGCTGCGGCGGAAGCGTTGGAGAAAACGGCCCGTGGAAATACGGGTTGTGTATAA
- the nth gene encoding endonuclease III: MTKQEAREIIAKLREAHPHAKGELVAANPFQLLIATILSAQTTDKQVNRVTPALFAAYPTPAALAAAKPAEVEEYIHSIGFFRMKAQNIIRTAALLEQEFGGEVPQEIPLLMTLPGVGKKTANVVASNAFGVPAIAVDTHVFRVSNRLGLSVSKDVASCERDLERILDRTVWSEAHHLLIFQGRYVCKARRPECERCNVCAHCRYYGELSCEL; this comes from the coding sequence ATGACGAAACAGGAAGCGCGGGAAATCATTGCGAAGCTGCGTGAAGCACATCCCCATGCGAAAGGGGAGCTGGTGGCGGCAAATCCTTTTCAGCTGCTGATTGCCACCATACTGAGTGCGCAAACGACAGATAAACAGGTGAATCGCGTGACGCCGGCTCTGTTTGCGGCGTATCCCACACCGGCGGCTCTCGCGGCAGCCAAACCGGCGGAGGTGGAAGAGTACATTCATTCCATCGGCTTCTTTCGAATGAAAGCGCAGAACATTATCCGTACCGCCGCCTTGCTGGAGCAGGAATTCGGCGGAGAGGTGCCACAGGAAATTCCTCTTTTGATGACGCTTCCCGGCGTGGGGAAAAAGACGGCGAATGTGGTAGCCTCCAACGCCTTCGGCGTACCGGCTATCGCCGTGGATACGCATGTATTTCGCGTTTCCAATCGCCTGGGGCTGTCCGTTTCTAAGGATGTGGCCTCCTGCGAACGAGATCTGGAGCGGATTTTGGATCGCACTGTATGGTCAGAAGCCCACCATCTGCTGATTTTTCAGGGTCGTTATGTGTGCAAAGCACGGCGTCCGGAATGCGAGCGCTGCAATGTATGCGCACATTGTCGTTATTATGGAGAGTTATCATGCGAGTTGTAA